AATTCCAATACAGAGGCAGCAGGAGATTTGCCTGTTTTAAGAGTTGCCATGATGCCGTTTATCACCAGTCTTCCCACAGAGTATATTAAGAAGAATAAACTGGATGAAAAAGCTGGTTTTAAAATGGAAACAGTTATGTTTGCAACAGGTGCACCGATGAATGAAGCATTGGCAGCAGATTTATGGGATGTTGGAGCAATGGGCGCAGCAGCGGTGACAGGTGTCGCTAATTATGACATGATGATTATAGGAGAAGTTCTGGAGTCTACAGATGGTTTGGGAGTATTTGTAAAGCCTGATTCTGCTATAGCAGGTGCTAAAGGCTACAACCCTTCTTACCCCAATGTACTTGGCAGTCCTGAGACTGTAAAGGGAGCTACAATTCTCCTGCCAATAGGAACAGCACAGCATTTTACTACATTAAAATGGCTGGAGAAGCTGGGGCTTGGAATTACAGATGTAAATATTGTTAATATGGATACCGCCCAGGCTTATCAGGCATTACAGGCAAATCAGTGTGATGCGGTAGCCCTTAACGTTCCCACATTTTTTGAAGCAGTGGATGACGGTATGGTTCAGGTAGGCAATCTGGCTGATCTTGGAACCAGATATGTAGATATGGTAGTTGCTAACAGAAAAGCAGTGGAAGGAAAACCGGAACTGGTTCAGAAATACATGAACTGTATTATGGAGGCCTGTAAGGCTCTGAATGAAGATACTGATATGGCTGCAGATCTGATGGTAGAATTTTTAAAAGAAGCAGGTGCAGAGACTACAAGAGAAAGCTGTGTCAGTGATTTAGGCAGAGTTCAGTTTATCACATCGGAAGACTGGAGCAATCGTGAACTGGGAAGTTTTGCCAGGGAGCTTGGCGAATTCTATATAAGCCTTGGCCAGCTGGAGCCTGAGCTCATAGATAAGTTTGACAAAAATATTGATCCGGAATTCGTTAAAAACAATTAGGAGGAATGGAAATGAAGAAGGAGAAAGCAAAATATAAATACTGGCTGATGTCAGTATGCTCTGTTCTTACTGTGCTCTTTATCTGGGAGCTGGTAACCGATATTTTGCACCTGATCTCTCCCATGATGCTTCCCAGTCCGGCAAAGGTACTGAATACATTTCTATATAAACTAACAGGAGGGGTCAATCCAGATGGAGCGACCCTTCTCCAGCATATAGGAGCCAGTATGAAGATTGCACTGGGAGGTTATACCGTTGGAGTAGTCATTGGGGTGCCTCTGGGGATTGCTATGGCATGGAGCAGGAGATTTGAGCTGTTTGCCAAGCCATTGTTTGACGTAATACGCCCGATTCCCGCACTTGCCTGGATTCCTCTGATGATTCTGTGGCTGGGAATTGGTTACTGGTCAAAGGTTGGAATTATATTTTTTGCAGCTTTTATCAGTGCTACCATCAACGCCTATGCAGGGATCAAGAGAACCAGCCGGGTTCACTTGTGGGTTGCAAGTACCTTTGGTGCCTCTAATAAGCAGATGTTATTTAAAGTGGCGATTCCAACTGCCCTTCCAATGATATTTACAGGATTAAGACTTGCGCTTGGGTCCTCCTGGGTTGCACTGGTGGCAGCAGAGCTTCTGGCAGCAACAAGAGGTCTGGGTTATATGATTCAGGTGGCAAGAATGCTGGGACGGCCAGATGTAATTTTAGTAGGAATGATCACAATAGGAGTGATTGGTTTTTTATTATCCTATATACTGGAGAAATTGCAGAATAAGTTCGTAAAGGGAGGGAAATAGCCATGGCAGCCAGATTGTTCAGAAAAAACGTTGCAGTTTTTATGACTGTGATTGCCTTTGGATCTCTGCTGCTTTTGTGGGAACTGGTAGCCAGGTTTACAAATGCCAGGATGTTTCTCCCTCCTGCCTCAGAGATAATCATTAAATTCTTCGAAAGCTTTACTGTCCCTATTGGCAGGCATACGATGATGGTACACATTGGTGTCAGTCTGTACAGAGTGGGTGTTGCCTTCTTTTTCGCAACTCTTACCGGGATTACTTTGGGAGTTTCCATGGGGTATTCCAAGACTGTAGAAGCAATTGTAAAGCCCATATTTGAATTTATTCGTCCGATACCGCCTTTGGCCTGGATTCCTATGTCGATTCTGTGGTTTGGGCTTGGAGATAAGAGTAAGTTCTTTATTATTTTTCTGGGGTGCTTTTGTTTTATTACAGTGAATACATACGATGGTACGAAAAACGTAGATCCTGTTTTACTGGGAGCTGCCAGAATGTTAGGCGCATCAGAGCGTCAGGTGTTCTTTCGAGTTGTTCTTCCTTCCTCGATTCCGTACATTTTCGCAGGCCTTCAGATTGCGATTACAGCAGGCTGGTCTGCGGTGGTTGGAGCTGAAATGGTACGGTCCGATGAAGGTGTCGGCTGGCTAATCGTTATGGGAATGACCAATGGAAATACCGTTCAGATTATGGTTGGAATGCTGGCAATCGGCCTTGTTGGATATATTCTGGCTACAGCCATGGCAAAGCTGGAAGGGAGGTTATGCATATGGAACCAACAGCAGGGACTTTAACAGGAGTACTTCAGTGCAGCCACGTCTCCAAGGAGTTTGACAGCTTTGACGGAACCGGCAAGAACCTGGTATTAAAGGACATTGATTTTACTGTTAAGGAAAATGAATTTTTGGTGTTGTTTGGACCGGGACAGTGCGGAAAGACCACTTTGCTTAACATTTTGGCAGGTTTAGAGCCGGCCACCTCCGGGGAAGTGATGGATCATGGGAAAAAGGTGACTGCTCCTGCTCCAAAACGAGGAGTTGTTTATCAGAAGACAGCATTATTTCCATGGCTCACAGTCATGGGAAATGTGGAATTTGGGCCGAAGGTCCGTGGATTTAAGAAAGAGGAGATAAAAAAGATTGCAGATCATTATATTGAACTGGTAGGTTTAAAAGGGTTTGAAAAAAGTTATCCCTCCCAGTTATCAGGCGGAATGAGACAAAGAGTCGGAATTGCCAGAGCTTACAGCAATAATCCTGATATTATGCTGATGGATGAACCTTTCGGCCATTTAGATGCTCAAACAAGATATATGATGGAGGAAGAACTTCAGAGAATCTGGCAGAAAGAAAAGAGAACGGTAATCTTCGTAACCAATAACATTGAGGAAGCGTTATTTCTTGCAGACCGGATCATTCTGATGACCAACTGTCCTTCTGCCATTAAAAAAGAATATAAGATCGATCTGCCACATCCCAGAAGCTATGTTGACTCTGAATTCCTACGTTTACGGCAGGAGATAACTGAAAATATGGACAAATCGCTGTAAAGGAGGAGTTTATGGAAGATAAAAGAGAAACAAAAGTAAAGGTAATGAATCTGACAAAACAGTTCGACCAGCTTCTTGTTCTGGATGACATATCCTTTGATGTGAAAAAAGGAGAATTCCTTTGTATCGTAGGGCCTACAGGCTGTGGTAAGACAACATTTTTAAACAGCCTTACCAAGCTTTATCAGCCCACAAAAGGGGAGATATTAATTAACAATGAGCCAGTGGATTTAAAAAAGCACAGCATTGCATATATTTTTCAGGAATATTCAACGATGCCATGGCTGACGGTAGAAGAAAATATCCGTTTTGGTCTGGATATTAAACATACTTCAAAAGAGTTGGCGGATCAGAAGGTGGAGGAGTATTTAGAGGTGGTAGGACTGACGAAATACCGTAAATACTATCCTGATCAGCTTTCGGCAAGTATGCTCCAGCGGGTAGTCATCGCCAGAGCATTTGCTACAGAGCCGGAGTTATTGTTAATGGATGAACCCTATGGGCAGCTGGATATTGAACTGCGGTTTAAGCTGGAGGATGAGCTGTTAAGCCTATGGAAACGAAACGGGACAACTGTTATTTTTATTACCCACAATATCGAAGAGGCAGTCTATTTAGGGGAAAGGATTCTTGTTCTTACCAATAAGCCTACAACGATAAAAACAGAGATAAAAAATGATCTGCCAAGGCCTAGGGATATTGCTTCTAAGGACTTTGTGGAATTACGAAATAAAGTGACGGATTTAATTAAATGGTGGTAGGATTTGTTTAACCATCATACATTAAAAGCAGCAGCTCCATTAGCATTCCATAAAGGAATGACAAGGGCTGCTGTTTTTAACTGTGCTGCAATTATCCAGTGCATCTATTAAATATGAATGTTATTTAAAGCTTTCTGCACTTTTCCCATCA
This genomic stretch from Lacrimispora sphenoides harbors:
- a CDS encoding ABC transporter permease; the protein is MAARLFRKNVAVFMTVIAFGSLLLLWELVARFTNARMFLPPASEIIIKFFESFTVPIGRHTMMVHIGVSLYRVGVAFFFATLTGITLGVSMGYSKTVEAIVKPIFEFIRPIPPLAWIPMSILWFGLGDKSKFFIIFLGCFCFITVNTYDGTKNVDPVLLGAARMLGASERQVFFRVVLPSSIPYIFAGLQIAITAGWSAVVGAEMVRSDEGVGWLIVMGMTNGNTVQIMVGMLAIGLVGYILATAMAKLEGRLCIWNQQQGL
- a CDS encoding ABC transporter substrate-binding protein, whose product is MRKSKKVMKIAAAVMALTMVLSACGKGGGNASVPSKESGANSNTEAAGDLPVLRVAMMPFITSLPTEYIKKNKLDEKAGFKMETVMFATGAPMNEALAADLWDVGAMGAAAVTGVANYDMMIIGEVLESTDGLGVFVKPDSAIAGAKGYNPSYPNVLGSPETVKGATILLPIGTAQHFTTLKWLEKLGLGITDVNIVNMDTAQAYQALQANQCDAVALNVPTFFEAVDDGMVQVGNLADLGTRYVDMVVANRKAVEGKPELVQKYMNCIMEACKALNEDTDMAADLMVEFLKEAGAETTRESCVSDLGRVQFITSEDWSNRELGSFARELGEFYISLGQLEPELIDKFDKNIDPEFVKNN
- a CDS encoding ABC transporter ATP-binding protein, producing the protein MEDKRETKVKVMNLTKQFDQLLVLDDISFDVKKGEFLCIVGPTGCGKTTFLNSLTKLYQPTKGEILINNEPVDLKKHSIAYIFQEYSTMPWLTVEENIRFGLDIKHTSKELADQKVEEYLEVVGLTKYRKYYPDQLSASMLQRVVIARAFATEPELLLMDEPYGQLDIELRFKLEDELLSLWKRNGTTVIFITHNIEEAVYLGERILVLTNKPTTIKTEIKNDLPRPRDIASKDFVELRNKVTDLIKWW
- a CDS encoding ABC transporter permease; the protein is MKKEKAKYKYWLMSVCSVLTVLFIWELVTDILHLISPMMLPSPAKVLNTFLYKLTGGVNPDGATLLQHIGASMKIALGGYTVGVVIGVPLGIAMAWSRRFELFAKPLFDVIRPIPALAWIPLMILWLGIGYWSKVGIIFFAAFISATINAYAGIKRTSRVHLWVASTFGASNKQMLFKVAIPTALPMIFTGLRLALGSSWVALVAAELLAATRGLGYMIQVARMLGRPDVILVGMITIGVIGFLLSYILEKLQNKFVKGGK
- a CDS encoding ABC transporter ATP-binding protein translates to MEPTAGTLTGVLQCSHVSKEFDSFDGTGKNLVLKDIDFTVKENEFLVLFGPGQCGKTTLLNILAGLEPATSGEVMDHGKKVTAPAPKRGVVYQKTALFPWLTVMGNVEFGPKVRGFKKEEIKKIADHYIELVGLKGFEKSYPSQLSGGMRQRVGIARAYSNNPDIMLMDEPFGHLDAQTRYMMEEELQRIWQKEKRTVIFVTNNIEEALFLADRIILMTNCPSAIKKEYKIDLPHPRSYVDSEFLRLRQEITENMDKSL